GTCAGAGACGATCCCGAACGCAGGCATCAGCAGGACCGTGACGACCGCAGCGGCGATCACGGCAGCGTACAGCGCGGTGGGGTACGATTCGATCTCGTGTGGCGTCTCGGGTTCTTCGACCCACATCGCCTTGACGACCCGCGAGTAGTAGTAGAGGCTCAGCGCACTGTTGGCGGCAGCGATGAGGACCAGCCACCACAGGCCTGCCCCGAGCGCGCCCCAGAACAGGAAGTACTTCGAGAAGAACCCTGCCCCGACCGGCAGGCCGGCGAGGCTGAACATGAAGATCGTCATCGCGACGCAGGCGACAGGGGCCTGTTTCGCGAGTCCGTTGAAGTCCTCGAACTCGCGGCCGATGCCCCAGTACTCCGCCAGCGCGATGAACAGGAACGCACCCGTGTTCATGAAGCCGTAGACGAGCAGGTGCATCATCCCCGCGCCGAGGACGAGGCTGTCGTTTCCGGTCCCGGTGATCGCAGCCAGCGCGATCAGGACGTAGCCGGCGTGACCGATCGAGGAGTACGCCAGCATCCGCTTGACCTTCTCCTGGGTCGCGGCCGCGAAGTTGCCGAGCGTCATCGTCACCACGGCGAGCACCATGAACGCCAGCGCCCAGTCGAAGGTCCCCGAGACGGCGTCGAGCGGGAACGCGGTCGTGAACGCGCGGAACGCGAGCACGAATCCGGCGGCCTTCGAGGCCGACGAGAGGAACCCGGAGATCGGCGCGGGCGCGCCCTCGTAGGCCTCCGGGGCCCAGAAGTGGAACGGCACGGCGGCAGTCTTGAATGCGATGCCGCCGACGACCATCAGGATTCCAAGGCCGAGGACGCCATCGACCGGCGTCGTGCCGACCGCCTGTGCGATCCGGTCGAAGCGGAACGCGCCGGTCGCCCCGTAGACGAGACTGATCCCGTAGATGAAGATCGCCGAGGACAGCGCACCGATCAGGAAGTACTTCAGGCCGGCCTCGACCGAGCCGCGGTTGTGTTTGAGGTACGCGACCAGGGCGTACGATGGCAGCGAGACCAGTTCGATGGCGACGAACGCCGCCGCGAGGCTGTTGACCGAGGCGACCATCGACATCCCGGTCGCCGCCAGGAAGACCAGCGAGTAGTACTCGGCCTGGTGGTTCTCGCCCTCGACGTAGTCGTGGCTCGCGAGGACGACCAGCGCGGTGACGCTGGCGACCAGGAACGAGAAGAACAGGCTCATCCCGTCGACGACGATGCTGCCGTCGAACAGTCGCACTGCGCCGTCGACCTGTCCAGTCCCGGCGATCAGGAACCAGCCCGACAGCACCAGCGAGGCTAACGAGCCGAGCAAACCGACGCCCGTGAGCGTCGTCCGGCTGACCGAATCGGATTTCGGCTCGATACTGTCGATCAGGAACAACACGAGCGCGGTTGCGACCAGCGCGAGCGTCGGCGCCGTCGCGGCCCACTCGGGTAGTTGGACTAGTTCAGCCATCACAGACCACCTCCAACGTCGGGCGCGTTCTCAAGGATCGGATTGACTGCCTCCTGGATCATCCCATAGAAGATGTCTGGGTTGACACCGAGGACGATCACACAGGCCAGCAGGACGACCAGCGGCGCCACGTCGTGCAGCGGCGCACGACCGACCTCGTAGTCGGTCGAGAGCGAAAATTCGCCGAACAGCGTCCGCTGCATCGCCCACAGCAGGTAGCCCGCGACGATGACGATACCGAACATCGCCGCCCCGGTGTAGATCGGGGCCCACGCGATTGTCTCCGAGCCGAACGACCCGAGGAAGACCAGTACTTCTGCGGCGAACCCGCTCATCAGCGGCAGTCCCATGTAGCCGAACGCAGCTGCGACGAAGATGCCTACCGTCCAGGGCATCCGATCGGCCATGCCGGACATGTCGCCGACCATCCGGGTGTGGGTCTCGTTGTAGATGACGCCGACTACCATGAACATCAGCCCGGAGATGAACCCGTGGCTGATCATCTGGAAGGTCGCGCCACCGACGCCGTGGGTCGTGTAGGCGACGAGTCCGAGGATGACGTAGCCCATCGAGGAGATCGACGAGTACGCGACGATACGCTTGAGGTCTTGCTGGGCCAGCGCCAGCATCGCGCCGTAGATCACGCTGAGGACCGCGACAATCGCGATGATCTCCGCGAGATCAGCAGCGACGTCGGGCAGCATCGTGAAGTTGAATCGCAGCAGCGCGTAGGTCCCCATCTTCAGGAGGACGCCCGCCAGCAGCACCGACACCGGTGTCGGGGCCTCGACGTGGGCGTCCGGGAGCCACGTGTGGACCGGGAAGACCGGGACTTTCACCGCGAAGCCGAAGAACATCAGCGCGAACGCGAACAGCTTGACCTGTGAGGCAGACTCGAAGACGCTGATCGGTTCGACTGCACCCTCGACCTGCAGCGCCTGTGCGATCTGTGGTAGATCGATCGCGGTGATCGCATCACCGAGTGAGAACACCAGCGTCAGGAACCCGACGAACATGATCAGGCTCGCGACGTTGGTGTAGACGAAGAACTTGATCGCGGCGTACTTCCGGCGCGGACCGCCCCAGATGGCGATGAGGAAGTACATCGGCACGAGGACGACCTCCCAGAAGACGAACCAGACGAAGAAGTCGAGTGCCGCGAACACACCGAGGAGGCCGAACTCTAGCAGGAGCACGAGGCCGTAGAACTGGCTCTGGCGCTCGTCGATCGGCGTCCAGGCCGAGACGATCGCCATCGTCGTCAGGATCGTCGTCAGCACGATCAGCGGCATGCTCACGCCGTCGAGCCCGACGTGCCACTGGATCGCGTAGGGTCCGAGATCGATCCACTCGGCGGTCGTCTCGAACGCGAGGTCGCCACCGAGCAAGGCGTTGCCCGTCGCCTCGTAGTTCAGCCACATCCAGGCGCTTCCCACAAGGGGGACGAGACTGAGTGCAGCGGCCAGTTTACCGGCGTACTCGTCAGGCGCGAAGAAGACGACGCCCGCACCGAGGAGCGTCAGTGCGAGGAGGGCTTCGATCAGCATCTAGAACCACCCTCCCATCAGACCGAAGGCTGCGACGAGCAGCACCAGCCCCAGCGTGAGGAGTGCCGCGTAGTTACTCACGACGCCCGTCTGGAGACGGCGCAGCCCGCGGCCGGAAAACCGGCTTACGCTGCTGATGCCGTTGACGACGCCGTCGACGATACCTTGATCGAACGTGTCTGCGGCCTTCGCGACCGGGAGCGTGACGCCGGTCGCCAGCCAGACCTGATACTCGTCCTGGTAGTAGTTGTGCATGAGGATCGTCTTCGCGCGACCGAGTCTGTCCGTGTGTTCTTCGGGACGCGGGACGTTGTAGAGCCGATAGGCCAGCAGGACGCCCGCGAGGGCGAGTCCCAGCGAGATCGCGGCACCGATCAGCACGGTCCCCGTCTCACCGGCCAGATAGCCCTTCGTGTAACCCGCGTAGTCGTGGAGCAGCCCCGTGTCACCGGCGTAGTGGTGGACCGACGTGAGGAATCCTTCGGGCGCCATGTCGAGCCACTGGTGGAGGTAGTCGATCTTCGCGCCCGTGAGTTTCTTGATCGGGACCATGTTGATCGCCCCGAGGACGACCGCGAGCGCACCGAGGACCGCGAGCGGGCCCTTGACGTTCCAGCGAACCGGCTCGGGGTCCTCTGCGACATCCGAGCGGGGTTCGCCGTGGAACGTCAGGAACACCATCCGGAAGGTGTAGAAGCCAGTGAAGAACACGGCGAGCAGCCCCATCGCGTAGCCGCCGAGCAGCAGTGGGCTGTCACCCAGCCCGTGGATGAGCACTTCGAACAGCACCTCGTCTTTCGACCAGAAGCCCGCGAACGGGAAGATGCCGGCGAGAGCGAGCGAGCCCGCGAGGAACGTCCAGTAGGTGACGGGCATCCGGTCTTTCAGGCCGCCCATGTCCCACATGTTCTCGTTGTGGTGCATGGCGATGATGACCGACCCGGCACCCAGGAACAGCAGCGCTTTGAACACGGCGTGGGTCGTCAGGTGGAAGACCGCCGCGACGTAGCCGCCACCGCCCAGCGCGAGCATCATGTACCCGTACTGGGAGATGGTCGAATAGGCCAGCACCTGTTTGAGTTCCTGTTTGACGACGCCCATCGTCGCTGCGAACAGCGCGGTGAACCCACCGACGAAGGCGATTATTCCGAGGGCGGTTGGGCTGAGCGCGTAGAAGCCGTACATCCGGGCGACGAGGAAGACGCCGGCCGCGACCATCGTTGCTGCGTGAATGAGTGCCGAGACTGGCGTCGGGCCTTCCATGGCGTCTGGCAGCCAGGTGTGCAGCGGGAACTGCGCGGACTTGCCCATCACGCCGCCGAGCACGAGCAGCCCGGCCATCGTGATGGCGGTCTGGGCCTCGAAGCCGTAGAACGTCTGGCCGGATTCGATCGCGGCCTGTGCCGCCGCCGGGAACGAACCCTCGCCGGCGAAGCGACCCGCGGTCGCGGGGAACATCGCGAAGATGGCGACCACGCCGACGAGGAAGAAGTAGTCCCCGAACCGGGTCACGAGGAACGCCTTCTTCGCGGCGCTCGGCGGTCCCTCCTCGCGGAACCAGAAGCCGATCAGCAGGTACGAACACAGACCGACGAGCTCGAAGAACATGAACGCCATGAGGATGTTGCTGGCGAACACGAACGCGAGCATCGAGAACGTAAAGAGGCCGAGCCCGGCGTAGTAGCGTGGCAGGCCGGTCTCACCCTCGTCGTTCATGTAGCCCAGCGAGAAGACGTGGACGAGCAGCGAGATGAGCGAGACGATGACCAACATTAGCGCCGAGAGCGGGTCGATCAGGACGCCGAGTTCGAGCGAGAACGTGCCCGTTCCCTCGACGAAGGTATAGAGCGTCTCGTTGTAGCCACCGTCACCGGTCGCGACGGTGAGGGCGACCCACAGCGAGAGGATCAGCGAGCCGGCAGTCGCGGCGATGCCGGCGAGCGCGCCCTTCTTGGGCATGTATTTGCCCGCGAACAGCGCGATCACGAACGAGACGAGTGGCAAGACGGCGATCGCCGGAACGAGGTCGAATGCACCTGTCATGATTACCACCGCATTGTCGTCGGAGCCGTCACGTCGATGTCACCGAAGTTACGATACAACACGAGGATGATACCCAGGCCGATGGCGACCTCCGCCGCGGCCAGCGCCATCCCGAACAGCGCGAACACCTGACCGTCCACGTGGCCGAAGCGCTGGGAGAACGCAATGAGGTTGATGTTCGCTGCGTTGAGCATCAGCTCGACGGACATCAGGAAGATGAGCGCGTTACGCCGGGTCAGAACGCCGAATAGACCGATACAGAACAGCCCGGCCGACAGCAGCAGATACCACTGGACGTCGATCATCGACGTTCACCTCCGTCGGGCAGAGTCTGCTCTTCGTCGTCGCGACGCGCGAGCATGATCGCGCCGTCGAGCGCGGCGTCGAGGACGATCGCGATCGTGATGAACGCGAAGAGGAACCCTTCGGTCGCCAGATCAGACTGACCGACCAGATCGAACAGCGCGTAGCCGATGCCCTCGGTGATCGCGGCGTCCGCGCTGAAGCCCGGGTTCTGGAACGCGAACTCGGCGCTGAGGAAGACGGCCGCGAGCACGCCGAACAGCGCGACGGCTGCCAGCCCGGCGACGGGGTTGAGATCCTCGGCGAGTCGGGGGCGTCTCATGACCCCACCTCGCTCGCTGTCTCGGTGTTCTGTCGTGTGAGCATGACGGCGAAGGTGATCAGGATCAGGACCCCGCCGACGTACACGAGAATTTGCATCGCTGCCAGGAACGGAGCGTGAAGCATCACGAAGTGGACAGCGACGCTGAGCAGTGATACGCCCAGCAACAGCGCTGCGTGCCAGACGTCACGCACCAGCACCACGCCCGCTGCCGACCCGAGCGTGACGATGGCAAACAGCGCAAAAGCGATTGACTCGTACAATGCCATACTATTCGGCTCTCCGAACGGACGCCCTTTGAAGATTTCTTTCTCAACGCGCGCGTGGTACAGTGTGGCAGCAATAATTTCCGGATCTATGTCGGACTCTCGTCTGCGCTCTCGTTTTCTCCATCTGCGATCTGCAATTCAGTTTCGAGTTGCTCGACTCGGTCCTCCAGTTCTGATACGTTCTGGGACAACTGGCTGCGCTTGCGCCGCCCGTCTCGATGAAGAATCAGCGGGACACTGACACCGATCACAGCGAACAGGCCGAGTACGAATCCGAGGGGACCCGCCAGCAACGTCGTGAGGACGACCACGGCTGCTGTCACCAGCATGGCACCCACTCCCCCCCAGTTCACGGAACTCATGAAGCGGTGATTCAGCCATCACGCGAATAGTATTTGTGGTTTCGGTACCGATACCAACCACCGTATCCTTCGTCGCATTCGCTCACTGCGTTCGCTGCTGTTCCTCGAAAAAGCTGGTCGCAAAGCGCCCGCCTCCGTGCCGCTCGACGATCGGCCGCCGTTGGTTCACTCGCTATCAGCTTCGCTGGTCGGATGCACGTCGAGTTCTGATTCGAGAGTTTCGACACGTTCTTCGAGCTCCTCGATGCGCGCTTCGGCCTCTACGTAGGCTGTGGGGGTCGAAAGCAAGACGAACAACCCCCTGACGAAGCCGACCAGCAATCCCATCAGGCCGAACAAGAGCATTGCGGCCGCGCCGGTGAGGACGGCCCACCTACCACGGCGATCCACCGGGACAGCATGCGACTCATACAATTACCACTGACTGCAGTCGCTATTCAATAGGTTTCGAGGATTACACGATCCTGAAAATTCCCATCCTAGTGGCTGCACTGACCCACTTTGTTCGATTCCAGAGAAACGTGCCTTCGGCGCGTACGTTCTACTGATAGTCGACTTCGCCTTCGGGCCACCACTTTTTCCCGCGTCGGGTATCCTCGGCCTTCGGCCTCCGGGTACCACTCGCGGCAAAAACGTCCTCAGAAGTCGAGGACTTCTGATGGGCTGCGGTAGAGCTCCGCTCTACCGAACGTGGGGAAAAACACCTCGACCTCGCTTCGCTCGGTCGAGCGAAACGGCGCTCACTTCGCTCGCGCCGTACACTTGCCTACTGATAGTCCACTTCGCCTTCGCCTTCGCCAATCCACGCACCGCGATCCGGCTCACGCGACGCAAGCGGGTCGATATCCTTGTACCACGGCACGTTCTTGAGTTGCTCTTTGTTGTAGGCGAACTCGTCTTTCGTGTCCGCGGTGAACTCGAAGTTCTGGGTCAGCAGGATGGCGTCGACGGGACAGACCTCCTCGCAGAGTCGGCAGTAGATGCACTGGCCGATGTGAAGGTTGTACTGCTCGCCGTTGCGCTGTTCGTCCTGCACGATCTGAATCGTGTCGTTGGGACACACCTTCTCGCACTGGCGACACCAGATACAGCGCTCCTGGCTGAACTTGTGAACGCCGCGGAATCGCGGGCTCACTTCCGGCGTGTCTTCGGGGTACTCGACGGTGAACGTCTGGCCGTCGAGCGCGTGCTTCATCGTCGTTGCCATCGATTTCAGGATGCCGATCATTGTAGGTCACCTCCGATGTGGAACAGAGACTGAGAACTCATGCGATCACCCCGACGATGACCGCCGTGAGCACGAGGTTCGCGAAGCTCAGCACCAGCATGCCCTTCCAGCCGATCTGGATGAGCTGGTCGATCCGGACACGCGGGACCGCAGAACGGGCCCACTGGGTGAAGAAGAACACCGCCCAGATCTTGATCGTGAACCAGACGATCCCCGGCAGGACCGGGCCGGCCGGTCCACCGAGGAACAGCGTGGCGATGATCGCCCCACCCAGGAAGATGTGGATGAACTCCCCGAGATAGAACAGGACGAAGTAGACACTGGAGTACTCGGTCTGGTAGCCGGCGACGATCTCGGTCGGCGCTTCGGGGATATCGAAGGGGTTACGGCCGACTTCCGCCAGATTCGCGACGAAGAACAGCGCGAACGCGAACGGGTTGACGAACGCGAACCACGCCGGCACCGAGATCGGCCCCAGCGAGAACAGCGTCCCCGACTGTGCCGCGACGATCTCGCTCATCCGCAGCGAGCCCGCGAAGATGACGACCGACGCGCCCGTCAGCACCAGCGGGATCTCGTAGGCGAGGTTCTGCGCCACTGCGCGGAGCCCGCCGAGGAACGAATACTTGTTGTTCGAGGCGTAGCCGGCCATCACCAGCCCCAGCGACGCGATCGAGGCGACCGCGAACACGTAGGCCAGCCCGATCTCGGGGTCGGCGACCTGGATGCCGTTGCCCATCGGGATGACCGCGAAGCCGAGCAACGCGGAGGAGGCCAGCACGAGCGGCGCGATGTCGTATGCCGGGCGGTCGGCGTCCTCGGGGATGATCAGCTCTTTGCTGAGCAGACGGACGGCGTCGACGACGATGGTCCCGATCCCGGCCGGACCGATTCGATTCACGGAGATCCGGTCGGTGAAGGCTGCCGTGATCTTCCGTTTTGCCCACGGACCAGCGAGGGCGGTATTGAGAAGCATGAACGTGCCGACGATTGCCGAGGCGAGGATGCCGGCGAGCAGTTCGCCGGCGATCCCGAACCCACCGAGGCCGAGCAGCCCCGACAGCGTGTCGGGCAGCGGTGTCTCGGTCATCGGTCGACCTCCCCGAGCACGATGTCGAGGCTACCCAGCGAGGCGACCATGTCAGGGATGTACTCGCCCTCGCTCATCTCCGGCAGCGTCTGCAGGTTCGAGAAACACGGCGAGCGGATCTTGAACCGCGCCGGCTTGTCCGTGCCGTCGCTGCGCATGTAGATGCCGAGTTCGCCCTTGGCGCACTCGACGGCCTCGTAGACTTCCTTGTCGGCGTCCGGGCGCAGGGTGCGTGGGACGTTCGACTGGATCTTGCGTTCCTCCTCGGGCCAGTCTTCGAGCAGGTCGACACACTGGTCGATGATCTTCGCGGACTCCTCGACCTCGCGCATCCGGACGAGGACGCGAGCGTAGTTGTCGCAACCGTCCTCGGTGACGACGTCCCAGTCGAGTTCGTCGTAGTAGCCGTAGGGATCGTCACGCCGCAGGTCGTAGTCGACGCCCGATCCCCGGAGGACTGGACCGGTCGCGCCGTAGTTCTTCGCGACCTCCGGCGGGAGCACGCCGGTGTCGACACAGCGCATCTGGAAGATTTCGTTGCCCGTGACCAGATCGTGATACTCCTCGATCCGCTCGGGCAGGTCGTCGAGGAAGTCCCGGATCTTCTCGAAGAACTCCTCGCGGGGCTCGGGAACGTCCCAGGAGACCCCGCCAAGCCGGAAGTAGTTGAACATCAACCGCTGGCCGGTCAGGTCTTCGAGGATGTTCTGGACGATCTCGCGATCCCGGACCGCGTACATGAAGATAGCCGTGAAATCGCCGTAGACGTCCAGTCCGAAGGTCCCGAGCGCGAGCATGTGCGCACAGATACGCGTCAGCTCTGCGGACATCGTCCGCAGGACCTGGGCGTACTCGGGCACGTCGATGTCGGCCATCGACTCTGCCGCGCGGGCGTAGGCCCACTCGTTGAGGATGCCACCGGGCGTGTAGTCCCACCGGTCGGGGTAGGGCATGATCTGGTGGCGGTAGGTCGACTGCTGGCACATCTGCTCCTCACAGCGGTGGAGATAGCCGATGTCGGGCTCCAGATCGGCGATCTGCTC
The Halapricum salinum genome window above contains:
- a CDS encoding NADH-quinone oxidoreductase subunit N, whose protein sequence is MAELVQLPEWAATAPTLALVATALVLFLIDSIEPKSDSVSRTTLTGVGLLGSLASLVLSGWFLIAGTGQVDGAVRLFDGSIVVDGMSLFFSFLVASVTALVVLASHDYVEGENHQAEYYSLVFLAATGMSMVASVNSLAAAFVAIELVSLPSYALVAYLKHNRGSVEAGLKYFLIGALSSAIFIYGISLVYGATGAFRFDRIAQAVGTTPVDGVLGLGILMVVGGIAFKTAAVPFHFWAPEAYEGAPAPISGFLSSASKAAGFVLAFRAFTTAFPLDAVSGTFDWALAFMVLAVVTMTLGNFAAATQEKVKRMLAYSSIGHAGYVLIALAAITGTGNDSLVLGAGMMHLLVYGFMNTGAFLFIALAEYWGIGREFEDFNGLAKQAPVACVAMTIFMFSLAGLPVGAGFFSKYFLFWGALGAGLWWLVLIAAANSALSLYYYSRVVKAMWVEEPETPHEIESYPTALYAAVIAAAVVTVLLMPAFGIVSDEAISAADALFIP
- a CDS encoding complex I subunit 4 family protein; its protein translation is MLIEALLALTLLGAGVVFFAPDEYAGKLAAALSLVPLVGSAWMWLNYEATGNALLGGDLAFETTAEWIDLGPYAIQWHVGLDGVSMPLIVLTTILTTMAIVSAWTPIDERQSQFYGLVLLLEFGLLGVFAALDFFVWFVFWEVVLVPMYFLIAIWGGPRRKYAAIKFFVYTNVASLIMFVGFLTLVFSLGDAITAIDLPQIAQALQVEGAVEPISVFESASQVKLFAFALMFFGFAVKVPVFPVHTWLPDAHVEAPTPVSVLLAGVLLKMGTYALLRFNFTMLPDVAADLAEIIAIVAVLSVIYGAMLALAQQDLKRIVAYSSISSMGYVILGLVAYTTHGVGGATFQMISHGFISGLMFMVVGVIYNETHTRMVGDMSGMADRMPWTVGIFVAAAFGYMGLPLMSGFAAEVLVFLGSFGSETIAWAPIYTGAAMFGIVIVAGYLLWAMQRTLFGEFSLSTDYEVGRAPLHDVAPLVVLLACVIVLGVNPDIFYGMIQEAVNPILENAPDVGGGL
- the nuoL gene encoding NADH-quinone oxidoreductase subunit L, which encodes MTGAFDLVPAIAVLPLVSFVIALFAGKYMPKKGALAGIAATAGSLILSLWVALTVATGDGGYNETLYTFVEGTGTFSLELGVLIDPLSALMLVIVSLISLLVHVFSLGYMNDEGETGLPRYYAGLGLFTFSMLAFVFASNILMAFMFFELVGLCSYLLIGFWFREEGPPSAAKKAFLVTRFGDYFFLVGVVAIFAMFPATAGRFAGEGSFPAAAQAAIESGQTFYGFEAQTAITMAGLLVLGGVMGKSAQFPLHTWLPDAMEGPTPVSALIHAATMVAAGVFLVARMYGFYALSPTALGIIAFVGGFTALFAATMGVVKQELKQVLAYSTISQYGYMMLALGGGGYVAAVFHLTTHAVFKALLFLGAGSVIIAMHHNENMWDMGGLKDRMPVTYWTFLAGSLALAGIFPFAGFWSKDEVLFEVLIHGLGDSPLLLGGYAMGLLAVFFTGFYTFRMVFLTFHGEPRSDVAEDPEPVRWNVKGPLAVLGALAVVLGAINMVPIKKLTGAKIDYLHQWLDMAPEGFLTSVHHYAGDTGLLHDYAGYTKGYLAGETGTVLIGAAISLGLALAGVLLAYRLYNVPRPEEHTDRLGRAKTILMHNYYQDEYQVWLATGVTLPVAKAADTFDQGIVDGVVNGISSVSRFSGRGLRRLQTGVVSNYAALLTLGLVLLVAAFGLMGGWF
- the nuoK gene encoding NADH-quinone oxidoreductase subunit NuoK, coding for MIDVQWYLLLSAGLFCIGLFGVLTRRNALIFLMSVELMLNAANINLIAFSQRFGHVDGQVFALFGMALAAAEVAIGLGIILVLYRNFGDIDVTAPTTMRW
- a CDS encoding NADH-quinone oxidoreductase subunit J family protein, with the translated sequence MRRPRLAEDLNPVAGLAAVALFGVLAAVFLSAEFAFQNPGFSADAAITEGIGYALFDLVGQSDLATEGFLFAFITIAIVLDAALDGAIMLARRDDEEQTLPDGGERR
- a CDS encoding NADH-quinone oxidoreductase subunit J, encoding MALYESIAFALFAIVTLGSAAGVVLVRDVWHAALLLGVSLLSVAVHFVMLHAPFLAAMQILVYVGGVLILITFAVMLTRQNTETASEVGS
- a CDS encoding 6TM ABC transporter family protein, which translates into the protein MSSVNWGGVGAMLVTAAVVVLTTLLAGPLGFVLGLFAVIGVSVPLILHRDGRRKRSQLSQNVSELEDRVEQLETELQIADGENESADESPT
- a CDS encoding NuoI/complex I 23 kDa subunit family protein produces the protein MIGILKSMATTMKHALDGQTFTVEYPEDTPEVSPRFRGVHKFSQERCIWCRQCEKVCPNDTIQIVQDEQRNGEQYNLHIGQCIYCRLCEEVCPVDAILLTQNFEFTADTKDEFAYNKEQLKNVPWYKDIDPLASREPDRGAWIGEGEGEVDYQ
- a CDS encoding complex I subunit 1/NuoH family protein, translating into MTETPLPDTLSGLLGLGGFGIAGELLAGILASAIVGTFMLLNTALAGPWAKRKITAAFTDRISVNRIGPAGIGTIVVDAVRLLSKELIIPEDADRPAYDIAPLVLASSALLGFAVIPMGNGIQVADPEIGLAYVFAVASIASLGLVMAGYASNNKYSFLGGLRAVAQNLAYEIPLVLTGASVVIFAGSLRMSEIVAAQSGTLFSLGPISVPAWFAFVNPFAFALFFVANLAEVGRNPFDIPEAPTEIVAGYQTEYSSVYFVLFYLGEFIHIFLGGAIIATLFLGGPAGPVLPGIVWFTIKIWAVFFFTQWARSAVPRVRIDQLIQIGWKGMLVLSFANLVLTAVIVGVIA
- a CDS encoding NADH-quinone oxidoreductase subunit D; the encoded protein is MSLEEPVPDTTEEVGVTEDGLDYDALEALVSEHVVDRESHVNAEAFVVYPDAIQDTLSTLKEEAGFDHCSCVTAQEYEDRFESIYHLKKFDDPTQQLSVVVPTTKDDPISESAEPVFRTADWHEREAYDLVGIDYDDHPDLRRILLPETWQGHPLGQDYNQNQPQIVPLREHANPLEQDHRAGEDSDTMFINIGPHHPATHGVLHVKTVLDGEQIADLEPDIGYLHRCEEQMCQQSTYRHQIMPYPDRWDYTPGGILNEWAYARAAESMADIDVPEYAQVLRTMSAELTRICAHMLALGTFGLDVYGDFTAIFMYAVRDREIVQNILEDLTGQRLMFNYFRLGGVSWDVPEPREEFFEKIRDFLDDLPERIEEYHDLVTGNEIFQMRCVDTGVLPPEVAKNYGATGPVLRGSGVDYDLRRDDPYGYYDELDWDVVTEDGCDNYARVLVRMREVEESAKIIDQCVDLLEDWPEEERKIQSNVPRTLRPDADKEVYEAVECAKGELGIYMRSDGTDKPARFKIRSPCFSNLQTLPEMSEGEYIPDMVASLGSLDIVLGEVDR